CGGAGACGTTCCTCGTCCTTGATGCGACGGCGGGCCAAGAAGCCGTGAACGTCGCCCAAGCGTTCCACGAGAGGCTGACCCTGACCGGCGCCGTCTTCACCAAGCTCGACGGAGACGCCCGCGGTGGGGCCGTCCTCAGCGTCAAGTCCGCAACGGAGGTGCCGGTCCGGTTCATCGGCGTCGGCGAGCAGGTCGAAGCCCTGGACGTGTTCCATCCGGACCGCATGGCCGAGCGGATCATCGGGATGGGCGACGTCATGGGGATCATCGCCAAGGCCGAGGAGGCGTTCCAAGGGGAAGACCCGACGGAGATGCTGGACCTCCAGACGAAGATGCGGACGGGGAGGATGGACTTCAACGACCTGCTCCAGCAGTTCCGGATGCTCCGGAAGATGGGCCCGATCAAGAACGTCATGAAACTGATGCCGGGAATGGCGACGGCGCTTCCTGAGGGGGCGCTGGACCAGATCGACGAGAAGCAGATGGACCGGGTCCAGGCCATCGTCCTCAGCATGACGCCACACGAGCGTTCGAATCCGGATATACTGAACGGCTCCCGTAGGCGGCGCATCGCCCGAGGCTCGGGGACCAGTCAGGAAGAAGTCAACCGACTGATCGAACAGCTTCACCAGATGCGCAAAGGAATGAAGCAGCTCTCCCACATGGAGAAGCGGATGAAGCGGTTCCGCCGACGGTAAGGCCTGGTACGCCGACCGGGCCGCACGCCGTGGGGCGGACAGGCGAAGAGAACAAGACACATGGTGAAGATTCGACTTCGAAGGATGGGGCAGAAGCACCGCCCGTTCTATAGGATCGTGGTGGCCAAGAGCACGGCCGGTCGCGGTGGCAGCTTTATCGAGATCCTTGGAACGTACAACCCCGTCTCCAAGCCGTCCACGGTCACATTGAACGGCGAGCGCTCGCTCGAGTGGCTCATGAACGGGGCCCAGCCGACGGAGACCGTCGCTTACATCCTGCGCAAGGAGGGCGTGCTCGACAAATTTTTTGAAGCGCGACCGAACGCCAAGGGCGACTACAAGTTCCTCGACAAGCGCACGGCGATGATGAGCAAGGAGTCGGTCGTCAAGGACGCT
This genomic window from Armatimonadota bacterium contains:
- the ffh gene encoding signal recognition particle protein; the encoded protein is MLDNLTRRLAGVFAGLRKKGRLNEDDVTAMLREVRVALLEADVNFAVAKDFVAKVKDKAIGEEVFGSLTADQTLLKIVRDELVDLLGGHDVPFQWSPSPPTVVLMAGLQGSGKTTTCAKLAKWLLKQGKKPLLVACDLQRPAAVKQLEVLGEQVGVPVFGPNGVSEGPTSAAVGGSTDPVAVAKRAMDYARHYFLDVVIVDTAGRLSIDEPLMAELKSVSAAVRPSETFLVLDATAGQEAVNVAQAFHERLTLTGAVFTKLDGDARGGAVLSVKSATEVPVRFIGVGEQVEALDVFHPDRMAERIIGMGDVMGIIAKAEEAFQGEDPTEMLDLQTKMRTGRMDFNDLLQQFRMLRKMGPIKNVMKLMPGMATALPEGALDQIDEKQMDRVQAIVLSMTPHERSNPDILNGSRRRRIARGSGTSQEEVNRLIEQLHQMRKGMKQLSHMEKRMKRFRRR
- the rpsP gene encoding 30S ribosomal protein S16, giving the protein MVKIRLRRMGQKHRPFYRIVVAKSTAGRGGSFIEILGTYNPVSKPSTVTLNGERSLEWLMNGAQPTETVAYILRKEGVLDKFFEARPNAKGDYKFLDKRTAMMSKESVVKDAPKTEAAAPAPEAPAATEAPAAVEEAAPVEAAAEAPAPEAAAEVPAEVPAEAPAEEA